One part of the Vicia villosa cultivar HV-30 ecotype Madison, WI linkage group LG6, Vvil1.0, whole genome shotgun sequence genome encodes these proteins:
- the LOC131612252 gene encoding uncharacterized protein LOC131612252: MGCGISTMNGNDTSPGRHHFKGRFRHQNIIVSPIAKNNDNMYNYETIKDDDDDDDGNHEAIMREEGFNGNRLKGRKIMEDRSDQEERNERKQEKLKEDNASNNKNNIGTNYEEGENNYKNRDEWFIGPGSPSFREYCNDYDTGYRSSIGDSNDYPQSGESTKNSSDEDSTKPVNGRSKEQEAEKKERKGRGGFRNAMHKGKGRGGKRNILNFGCYNSNTQSYAEDSFNKVVEKTT, from the exons ATGGGTTGTGGCATCTCAACCATGAATGGAAATGATACATCTCCTGGCCGACATCATTTTAAGGGTCGGTTTCGTCATCAAAATATTATTGTTTCACCCATTGCGAAAAACAATGACAACATGTATAATTATGAAACTAttaaagatgatgatgatgatgatgatggaaatcATGAAGCAATAATGAGGGAGGAAGGGTTCAATGGTAATAGATTGAAAGGCAGAAAAATTATGGAAGATAGAAGTGATCAAGAGGAAAGGAAtgaaagaaaacaagaaaaattaAAGGAGGATAATGCTAGcaataataaaaacaacattGGTACAAATTATGAAGAGGGGGAGAATAATTATAAGAATAGGGATGAGTGGTTTATTGGACCTGGATCACCAAGTTTTAGGGAATATTGTAATGATTATGATACTGGGTATAGAAGCTCTATAGGAGATTCCAATGATTATCCTCAATCTGGAGAAAGCACAAAGAATAGTA GTGATGAAGATTCAACAAAACCAGTAAATGGTCGTTCTAAAGAG CAAGAAGCtgagaagaaagagagaaaaggGCGAGGGGGATTTAGGAATGCTATGCATAAAGGGAAGGGAAGAGGAGGCAAgagaaatattttaaattttggttGCTATAACTCTAACACTCAATCCTATGCAGAAGACTCTTTCaacaaagttgtagaaaaaaCTACATGA